In the Sporolituus thermophilus DSM 23256 genome, GCCAAAAATTCTCTCCTCAAAACAAAAAAACCTGCTCTGATATCCAGAACAGGCTTTATATCTCCAAGGCTAGCGAGGCTGGACCAGAAGCTTGATGGCGGTACGTTCTTCACCATCAATGATAATATCCGTAAAGGCAGGGATGCAGATTAGATCGACACCATGCGGCGCTACGAAACCTCTTGCTATCGCTACTGCTTTTACGGCTTGGTTGAGTGCTCCGGCGCCGATGGCCTGAATTTCGGCACCACCGCGTTCTCTCAGCACTCCGGCCAAAGCGCCTGCTACGGAATTAGGATTGGATTTTGCTGACACTTTCAAAACTTCCATGTTGACTTAGTACCCTCCTTTAATTAAACAGAATATATAAAATTCTACTTGTGTTATTCTTGTTATTCTTGCTAAACTAAAAAATTCCTTTTTTTCTTCGCGAAATTTCAAATAATTGTAACAAGTTTTGCTTTTAGTTTTCCTTTTTCGTAACAAAATAAAAAAGGCAATTTTCTGAGGAAAATTACCTTTCGATGCCGCTATTTATTAAAGACGAGGACCCGTCCGTCTTCACGAATACCTATTAACCCGTGGGCCGATTGTTGCTTCCGCATGCTTTCC is a window encoding:
- a CDS encoding stage V sporulation protein S, coding for MEVLKVSAKSNPNSVAGALAGVLRERGGAEIQAIGAGALNQAVKAVAIARGFVAPHGVDLICIPAFTDIIIDGEERTAIKLLVQPR